The following are from one region of the Halolamina litorea genome:
- a CDS encoding DUF7130 family rubredoxin-like protein has protein sequence MSDDRPITIGTDVYDDDGTKLGTIRGLTDDGFSVTTREGIHALSIEHDRAGHEYGEAELLWRCADCGELGDIDDLPEECPSCGADRTALYYWMED, from the coding sequence ATGAGCGACGACCGACCCATCACCATCGGTACCGACGTGTACGACGACGACGGAACGAAACTCGGGACGATCCGGGGCCTGACCGACGACGGCTTCTCCGTCACCACCCGGGAGGGGATCCACGCACTCTCCATCGAACACGACCGCGCGGGCCACGAGTACGGCGAGGCCGAACTACTCTGGCGCTGTGCGGACTGTGGCGAACTCGGCGACATCGACGACCTCCCCGAGGAGTGCCCGTCGTGTGGCGCCGATCGGACGGCGCTGTACTACTGGATGGAGGACTGA
- a CDS encoding PPC domain-containing DNA-binding protein: protein MDYRELSLDREFLARLETGADWREEIESLAVEEEVDAAWFNAMGAVQDAVVWFYDQQEGEYQSVEFEEPLEVAACVGNVSLLDGERFAHTHAVLSRPSGQSLAGHLDAATVFAGEVYMRTFEESLEREYDEETDLDLWL from the coding sequence ATGGATTACCGCGAACTCTCGCTCGACCGTGAGTTCCTCGCCCGACTCGAGACCGGCGCCGACTGGCGCGAGGAGATCGAGTCGCTGGCCGTCGAGGAGGAGGTCGACGCCGCGTGGTTCAACGCCATGGGGGCGGTGCAGGACGCCGTCGTCTGGTTCTACGACCAGCAGGAGGGCGAGTACCAGTCCGTCGAGTTCGAGGAACCCCTCGAGGTCGCGGCCTGTGTCGGCAACGTCTCGCTGCTCGACGGCGAGCGCTTCGCCCACACGCACGCCGTGCTCTCGCGGCCGAGCGGGCAGTCGCTGGCGGGCCACCTCGACGCCGCGACCGTCTTCGCCGGCGAGGTGTACATGCGGACGTTCGAGGAGTCGCTGGAACGGGAGTACGACGAGGAGACCGACCTGGACCTCTGGCTGTGA
- a CDS encoding DNA polymerase II large subunit has protein sequence MRKDDERYFERMEERLDEAFDRAEAARAQGHDPQTEIEIPVARDMADRVENILGIPGVAERVRELEGQMSREEAALELVEDFVDGSVGDYDGREGKIEGAVRTAVALLTEGVVAAPIEGIDRAELLQNDDGTEFVNVYYAGPIRSAGGTAQALSVLVADYARSLLGIEEFHARSDEVERYAEEVALYEKETGLQYTPKDKETKFIAEHLPIMLDGEATGDDEVSGFRDLERVDTNSARGGMCLVLAEGIALKAPKIQRYTRQLDEVDWPWLQDLIDGTYYDSDDDDEGEADDGESDEADADAADADDDEPSEPEGPIRADPATKYLRDLIAGRPVFGHPSESGGFRLRYGRSRNHGFATAGVHPATMHLVDDFLATGTQIKTERPGKAAGVVPVDSIEGPTVRLANGDVRRIDDPAEALEIRNGVDEILDLGEYLVNFGEFVENNHPLVPASYAVEWWEQEFAEAGADVQALRDDPHVDLDSPAPRTALDWADRYDCPIHPEYTYLWHDVTVAEYDALATAATDGEIRGDGLRLDRTDDVQRALERLLIEHSTDGDGEALLIPEYRPLLRSLGVTEDLRREWTPADLSERARTWGAEAGEDAVADGGMAIRNEENGGSDPEAATDDAITVDDPEPSAPSVPLPGTNAIEAVNEVAPFAVRERAPTRIGNRMGRPEKSESRDLSPAVHTMFPIGEAGGSQRDVAKAAKDRTDAGRGVIEVSLGERECPDCGEHTYKNRCPDCSAHTEPYYECDDCGIEVEPDESGRVVCPRCEWEVESPETRTVDLNAEYHEAMESIGEREGSFSILKGVKGLMSANETPEPMAKGVLRAKHGVSSFKDGTVRYDMTDLPVTSVRPEELDTTAAEFRRLGYETDIDGEPLVHDDQLVELKVQDIVLPDGAAEHMMRTADFVDDLLERFYGLDPFYEVADREDLVGELVFGMAPHTSAAVVGRVVGFTSAAVGYAHPYFHAAKRRNCDGDEDCVMLLLDGLLNFSKEFLPDQRGGRMDAPLVMSSRIDPSEIDDEAHNMDIVRQYPEEFYEASLEMADPGEVEDLIQLGEDTLGTDEEYRGFDHTHDTTNLALGPDLSSYKTLPDMEAKMDAQLELSRKLRAVDETDVAERVIENHFLPDLIGNLRAFSSQETRCLDCGEKYRRVPLTGDCRECGGRMTLTVHRGSVNKYMDISIEVAEEYGCRDYTKQRLEVLERSLESVFENDKNKQSGIADFM, from the coding sequence ATGAGGAAGGACGACGAGCGGTACTTCGAGCGAATGGAGGAACGCCTCGACGAGGCGTTCGACCGCGCAGAGGCCGCCCGGGCACAGGGCCACGACCCTCAGACCGAGATCGAGATCCCGGTCGCGCGGGACATGGCCGACCGCGTCGAGAACATCCTCGGCATCCCCGGCGTCGCCGAGCGCGTCCGCGAACTCGAGGGGCAGATGAGCCGCGAGGAGGCCGCCCTCGAACTCGTGGAGGACTTCGTCGACGGGAGCGTCGGCGACTACGACGGCCGCGAGGGGAAGATCGAGGGCGCGGTCCGGACGGCGGTCGCCCTCCTCACCGAGGGTGTCGTCGCCGCACCGATCGAGGGGATCGACCGCGCGGAGTTGCTGCAGAACGACGACGGCACCGAGTTCGTCAACGTCTACTACGCCGGCCCGATCCGCTCTGCGGGCGGGACCGCACAGGCGCTGTCGGTGCTCGTCGCCGACTACGCCCGGTCGCTGCTCGGGATCGAGGAGTTCCACGCCCGGAGCGACGAGGTCGAGCGCTACGCCGAGGAGGTCGCCCTCTACGAGAAGGAGACCGGCCTGCAGTACACCCCGAAGGACAAGGAGACGAAGTTCATCGCCGAGCACCTCCCGATCATGCTCGACGGCGAGGCCACCGGCGACGACGAGGTCTCGGGGTTCCGTGACCTCGAACGCGTCGACACCAACTCCGCCCGCGGGGGGATGTGTCTCGTGCTCGCGGAAGGGATCGCGCTCAAAGCCCCCAAGATCCAGCGCTACACCCGCCAACTGGACGAGGTCGACTGGCCGTGGCTGCAGGACCTCATCGACGGCACCTACTACGACAGCGACGACGACGACGAGGGTGAGGCCGACGACGGCGAGAGCGACGAGGCTGACGCCGACGCCGCGGACGCCGACGACGACGAACCGAGCGAACCGGAAGGGCCGATCCGCGCCGACCCGGCGACGAAGTACCTCCGGGACCTGATCGCCGGCCGGCCCGTGTTCGGCCATCCCTCCGAATCGGGGGGTTTCAGGCTTCGATACGGTCGCTCGCGCAACCACGGGTTCGCGACCGCCGGCGTCCACCCGGCGACGATGCACCTCGTCGACGACTTCCTCGCGACGGGGACCCAGATCAAGACCGAGCGGCCGGGGAAGGCCGCCGGCGTCGTACCGGTCGACTCCATCGAGGGGCCGACGGTCCGCCTCGCCAACGGCGACGTGCGGCGCATCGACGACCCCGCGGAGGCCCTGGAGATCCGCAACGGCGTCGACGAGATCCTCGACCTCGGCGAGTACCTCGTCAACTTCGGGGAGTTCGTCGAGAACAACCACCCGCTCGTCCCGGCCTCCTACGCCGTCGAGTGGTGGGAACAGGAGTTCGCTGAGGCCGGCGCCGACGTGCAAGCCCTGCGGGACGACCCCCACGTCGACCTCGACAGCCCCGCTCCGCGGACCGCGCTGGATTGGGCCGACCGCTACGACTGCCCGATCCACCCCGAGTACACCTACCTCTGGCACGACGTGACCGTCGCGGAGTACGACGCGCTGGCGACGGCCGCCACCGATGGGGAGATCCGGGGTGACGGCCTGCGACTCGACCGAACCGACGACGTGCAACGCGCGCTCGAACGGCTGCTGATCGAGCACAGCACGGATGGAGACGGGGAAGCACTGCTGATCCCCGAGTACCGGCCGCTGCTTCGCTCTCTGGGCGTGACCGAGGACCTACGGCGGGAGTGGACCCCCGCGGACCTGAGCGAGCGCGCGCGGACGTGGGGCGCCGAGGCCGGCGAGGACGCCGTCGCAGACGGGGGGATGGCGATCCGGAACGAGGAGAACGGCGGGAGCGACCCCGAAGCCGCCACCGACGACGCGATCACCGTCGACGACCCCGAGCCGTCTGCGCCGTCGGTGCCGCTGCCCGGCACGAACGCCATCGAGGCGGTCAACGAGGTCGCGCCGTTCGCCGTCCGGGAGCGTGCACCCACGCGGATCGGGAACCGGATGGGCCGACCCGAGAAGTCCGAGAGCCGGGACCTCTCGCCGGCGGTCCACACCATGTTCCCCATCGGTGAGGCCGGCGGCAGCCAGCGCGACGTTGCCAAGGCCGCGAAGGACCGCACCGACGCCGGCCGCGGCGTCATCGAGGTCAGCCTCGGCGAGCGCGAGTGCCCCGACTGTGGCGAGCACACCTACAAGAACCGCTGTCCGGACTGTAGCGCCCACACGGAGCCGTACTACGAGTGCGACGACTGCGGGATCGAAGTCGAACCCGACGAGTCCGGCCGCGTGGTCTGCCCCCGCTGTGAGTGGGAGGTCGAGAGCCCCGAGACCCGGACTGTCGACCTCAACGCGGAGTACCACGAGGCCATGGAGTCCATCGGCGAGCGCGAGGGGAGCTTCTCCATCCTGAAGGGCGTCAAGGGGCTGATGTCGGCCAACGAGACCCCCGAGCCGATGGCGAAGGGCGTCCTTCGGGCCAAACACGGCGTCTCCTCGTTCAAGGACGGGACCGTCCGCTACGACATGACCGACCTCCCGGTCACCTCGGTCCGGCCCGAGGAGTTGGACACGACGGCGGCGGAGTTCCGCCGACTCGGCTACGAGACCGACATCGACGGCGAGCCGCTGGTCCACGACGACCAGTTGGTCGAGCTAAAAGTGCAGGACATCGTGCTGCCCGACGGCGCCGCCGAGCACATGATGCGCACCGCGGACTTCGTCGACGACCTGCTCGAACGGTTCTACGGCCTCGACCCCTTCTACGAGGTGGCGGACCGCGAGGACCTCGTGGGCGAACTCGTGTTCGGGATGGCGCCCCACACCTCCGCGGCCGTCGTCGGCCGCGTCGTCGGCTTTACGAGCGCCGCCGTCGGGTACGCGCACCCTTATTTCCACGCCGCAAAGCGAAGAAACTGTGACGGCGACGAAGATTGCGTCATGCTCCTCCTGGACGGCCTGCTGAACTTCTCGAAGGAGTTCCTCCCCGACCAGCGTGGGGGGCGGATGGACGCGCCGCTGGTGATGTCCTCCCGGATCGACCCCTCGGAGATCGACGACGAGGCCCACAACATGGACATCGTCCGGCAGTACCCCGAGGAGTTCTACGAGGCCAGTTTGGAGATGGCCGACCCCGGCGAGGTCGAGGACCTGATCCAACTGGGCGAGGACACGCTGGGCACCGACGAGGAGTACCGCGGCTTCGACCACACCCACGACACCACGAACCTCGCGCTCGGGCCGGACCTCTCCTCGTACAAGACCCTGCCCGACATGGAGGCGAAGATGGACGCCCAACTCGAACTCTCGCGGAAACTCCGGGCCGTCGACGAGACCGACGTGGCCGAGCGGGTGATCGAGAACCACTTCCTGCCGGACCTGATCGGAAACCTCCGGGCCTTCTCCAGTCAGGAGACACGCTGTCTCGACTGCGGCGAGAAGTATCGCCGCGTCCCGCTCACCGGCGACTGCCGGGAGTGTGGCGGTCGGATGACGCTGACGGTCCACCGTGGCTCCGTGAACAAGTACATGGACATCTCGATCGAGGTGGCCGAGGAGTACGGCTGCCGGGACTACACCAAACAGCGCCTCGAAGTGCTCGAGCGCTCGCTGGAGTCGGTGTTCGAGAACGACAAGAACAAACAGAGCGGTATCGCGGACTTCATGTAG
- a CDS encoding amino acid-binding protein — MFDEIMEKFEGSPSQQAVVRLLLERGFSINDEGRVVSGGIEIPDTQIAREIGVDRRVVDSTTTALLEDRELRRIFENISAVPSLMDLAPVLDFTVVRVEPTDADAAGIVARVTGLVADEGVSIRQVLSDDPEFADDPTLYIVLDSEPSGDLLKAIRDLPHVRAVRF, encoded by the coding sequence GTGTTCGACGAGATCATGGAGAAGTTCGAGGGGTCGCCCTCCCAGCAGGCGGTGGTCCGACTGCTGCTCGAACGCGGCTTCTCGATCAACGACGAGGGCCGGGTGGTCTCCGGCGGGATCGAGATCCCCGACACCCAGATCGCCCGCGAGATCGGCGTCGACCGCCGGGTCGTCGACTCGACGACGACGGCGCTGCTGGAGGACAGGGAACTGCGGCGCATCTTCGAGAACATCTCGGCGGTCCCGAGCCTCATGGACCTCGCGCCCGTCCTCGACTTCACCGTCGTCCGGGTCGAGCCCACCGACGCCGACGCCGCCGGCATCGTCGCCCGCGTCACCGGCCTCGTCGCCGACGAGGGCGTCTCGATCCGGCAGGTGCTGTCCGACGACCCGGAGTTCGCCGACGACCCGACGCTGTACATCGTCCTCGACTCCGAGCCCTCCGGCGACCTGTTGAAGGCGATCCGGGACCTGCCCCACGTCCGCGCCGTGAGGTTCTGA
- a CDS encoding NAD(P)/FAD-dependent oxidoreductase, translating into MVEQTDVVVIGGGIVGTATAFHLAERGVETVLVDDGREASATAAGAGIISPPTSSRRENDDWFAFAVEAAAHYPDLIRRLETQGIDDHGYAETPMLSVALSDEEADTLAADRERAARRGAELEELTPEEAEAAFPALEGVESALRFPEAARVDGATITSGIRRAGRRTGLTTLDAAVEGIRTEDGAVTGVVVDAAGGASRQQQRTAGESERIDAERVVVAGGAWSSEFGDDLGLSLPVSPTRGQIVHLESDGTLDDADLPIVGSVADNYIVPWGDGRIVVGATREEGAGFDARTTADGVHSVLDSGLRLAPGLADATFHEVRVGLRPGSPDGLPIIGAVPDVDGAFVATGHGPTGLTLGPYSGAVIAQLLTGEKPDVDLSAFDPARF; encoded by the coding sequence ATGGTCGAGCAGACGGACGTAGTCGTGATCGGCGGGGGTATCGTCGGCACCGCGACGGCGTTCCACCTCGCTGAACGGGGCGTCGAGACGGTGTTGGTCGACGACGGGCGGGAAGCCAGTGCGACCGCCGCGGGCGCCGGGATCATCTCCCCGCCCACCAGTAGCCGGCGCGAGAACGACGACTGGTTCGCGTTCGCGGTCGAGGCGGCCGCCCACTACCCGGACCTGATCCGCCGACTCGAAACGCAGGGTATCGACGACCACGGCTACGCCGAGACGCCGATGCTCTCGGTCGCGCTCAGCGACGAGGAGGCCGATACGTTGGCGGCGGACCGCGAGCGGGCCGCACGCCGCGGTGCGGAGCTCGAAGAACTCACCCCCGAGGAGGCCGAGGCGGCGTTCCCCGCACTCGAGGGTGTCGAGTCGGCGCTTCGTTTCCCCGAGGCCGCTCGCGTCGACGGCGCGACGATCACCTCCGGCATCCGCCGGGCGGGGCGCCGAACCGGACTCACCACCCTCGACGCCGCCGTCGAGGGGATCCGGACCGAGGACGGCGCCGTCACGGGCGTCGTCGTCGACGCCGCGGGCGGGGCCTCCCGTCAGCAGCAGCGGACCGCCGGGGAGAGCGAACGCATCGACGCCGAGCGCGTCGTCGTCGCCGGCGGCGCGTGGTCGAGCGAGTTCGGCGACGACCTCGGCCTCTCGCTCCCGGTCTCCCCGACCCGGGGCCAGATCGTACACCTCGAGAGCGACGGCACCCTCGACGATGCGGACCTCCCCATCGTCGGCAGCGTCGCTGACAACTACATCGTCCCGTGGGGTGACGGCCGAATCGTCGTCGGCGCCACCCGCGAGGAGGGGGCCGGTTTCGACGCCCGAACGACCGCCGACGGCGTCCACTCGGTGCTCGACTCCGGACTCCGACTCGCCCCGGGGCTCGCCGACGCGACGTTCCACGAAGTCCGCGTGGGCCTGCGGCCGGGGAGCCCGGACGGCCTCCCGATCATTGGCGCCGTGCCGGACGTGGACGGCGCCTTCGTCGCCACCGGCCACGGGCCGACGGGGCTGACGCTCGGACCGTACTCGGGTGCGGTCATCGCGCAGTTGCTTACCGGCGAGAAGCCCGACGTGGACCTCTCGGCGTTCGACCCGGCGCGGTTCTGA
- a CDS encoding CBS domain-containing protein → MKVADAMTPASELVTVSLPGSRDDALEYLQERQFSSVPVVRDGEDGERYRGLVSRDDLIEHPDEDDLAMLLREVPTTTADASLHDLAELMLETDARRVPVVDDGDDGSLAGIVTITDVIRALAREEVGTEAVVGDLCASAINTTYTGTPLPVAEREIGLAEVPYTVVLDDDAEMAGVLTEPDIVAVAQIVEGEEDAGISMAGDDEDWKWERIKAVGSRYVPTRNVEFPEEPVSNYMTADVVTVSKRKSAVEAAQLMISNDIEQIPVVGGGDLVGVLRDVHLLEAV, encoded by the coding sequence ATGAAGGTAGCCGACGCCATGACGCCCGCGTCCGAGCTCGTAACCGTCTCGCTGCCGGGCTCCCGCGACGACGCCCTCGAGTACCTGCAGGAACGACAGTTCTCCTCGGTTCCCGTCGTCCGCGACGGCGAGGACGGCGAGCGCTACCGAGGGCTCGTCTCCCGTGACGACCTGATCGAGCACCCCGACGAGGACGACCTCGCGATGCTGCTCCGTGAGGTCCCGACGACGACGGCCGACGCGAGCCTCCACGACCTCGCCGAACTGATGCTCGAGACCGACGCCCGGCGCGTCCCGGTCGTCGACGACGGCGACGACGGCTCGCTCGCCGGCATCGTCACCATCACCGACGTGATCCGCGCGCTCGCCCGCGAGGAGGTCGGTACCGAGGCCGTCGTCGGCGACCTCTGTGCCTCGGCGATCAACACCACGTACACCGGTACGCCGCTACCGGTCGCCGAACGCGAGATCGGACTCGCCGAAGTGCCCTACACGGTCGTGCTCGACGACGACGCCGAGATGGCCGGCGTGCTCACTGAGCCCGACATCGTCGCCGTCGCACAGATCGTCGAGGGCGAGGAGGACGCCGGCATCTCGATGGCCGGCGACGACGAGGACTGGAAGTGGGAGCGCATCAAAGCCGTCGGCAGCCGCTACGTCCCGACGCGGAACGTCGAGTTCCCCGAGGAGCCGGTCTCGAACTACATGACGGCGGACGTGGTCACGGTCTCGAAGCGCAAGTCCGCCGTCGAGGCCGCTCAGCTGATGATCAGTAACGACATCGAGCAGATCCCGGTCGTCGGCGGCGGCGACCTCGTCGGCGTGCTCCGGGACGTCCATCTGCTGGAGGCGGTCTGA
- the hisB gene encoding imidazoleglycerol-phosphate dehydratase HisB, translating into MTDRHASVSRETAETAIDCSLTIDGDGESEVDTGIGFLDHMLDSFARHGLFDLELTCDGDLHVDDHHTIEDVGIVLGQAFDEALGDRAGIRRFADRRIPMDEAQAGVVVDVSGRPYFRFDGEFSQERIGEFTSVLARHFARSLGQHAGLTLHCEVEGDNAHHEVEALFKALARALDDATRLDERRSDTPSTKGSL; encoded by the coding sequence ATGACCGACCGGCACGCCAGCGTCTCCCGTGAGACCGCCGAGACCGCCATCGACTGTAGCCTCACGATCGACGGCGACGGCGAGAGCGAGGTCGACACCGGGATCGGCTTCCTCGACCACATGCTCGACTCCTTCGCCCGGCACGGCCTGTTCGACCTCGAACTGACCTGTGACGGCGACCTCCACGTTGACGACCACCACACCATCGAGGACGTGGGGATCGTGCTCGGGCAGGCCTTCGACGAGGCGCTGGGCGACCGCGCGGGCATCCGCCGGTTCGCCGACCGCCGGATCCCGATGGACGAGGCCCAAGCGGGCGTCGTCGTCGACGTGTCGGGGCGGCCCTACTTCCGCTTCGACGGCGAGTTCTCACAGGAGCGGATCGGGGAGTTCACCAGCGTCCTCGCGCGGCACTTCGCCCGCTCGCTGGGCCAGCACGCCGGCCTCACGCTCCACTGCGAGGTCGAGGGGGACAACGCCCACCACGAGGTCGAGGCGCTGTTCAAGGCCCTCGCCCGCGCGCTCGACGACGCTACCCGGCTTGACGAGCGTCGAAGCGACACGCCCAGCACCAAGGGCAGCCTCTAA
- a CDS encoding DUF7556 family protein, producing MAPGTAHEGGDVMGSLDDTEFVIADLGREEAWISVSEADAPVVAEWA from the coding sequence ATGGCACCGGGCACGGCTCACGAGGGTGGCGACGTGATGGGCTCGCTTGACGACACCGAGTTCGTGATCGCGGATCTCGGTCGAGAGGAGGCGTGGATTTCGGTCTCCGAGGCGGACGCGCCGGTCGTCGCGGAGTGGGCGTAG
- a CDS encoding sulfatase: MTSGSPSNVLFVVMDTVRKDRLGPYGYERDTTPGLDAFAEEATVFENAVAPAPWTLPVHASMFTGMYPSQHGADQENPYLQGATTLAQSLSADGTRTACYSSNAWITPYTHLTDGFDDQDNFFEVMPGDLLSGPLARMWQVLNDNPRLRQLADMIVSAGNTAHEYLSSGEGADSKTPRVIDRTKSFIEDAEADGEEWFSFINLMDAHLPYHPPEEFREEFAPGVDSTEVCQNSKEFNSGARDIDDDEWDAIKGLYDAEIAHIDSQLTDLFDWLKATDRWEDTAVVICADHGELHGEHGLYGHEFGLYDPLVNVPLMVKHPDIEGGRREDTVELIDLYHTVLDTFGADATPAEPDEEAVAFDNTRSLLSDGYRRFDGVDDADAGQTAAPDGETGFVEYSRPVVELKQLEEKAADSGIELDEDSRFYARMRAARRTDAKYVRIDRIEDEAYRLDEDPAETENVADGDDESIDGTEAELAVFEREVGGAWTGAADGDVTDDAVEDMDEEIQERLQDLGYME, translated from the coding sequence ATGACCAGCGGCTCGCCCTCGAACGTCCTCTTCGTGGTGATGGACACCGTCCGGAAGGACCGGCTCGGCCCCTACGGCTACGAGCGTGACACCACGCCCGGGCTCGACGCCTTCGCCGAGGAGGCGACCGTCTTCGAGAACGCCGTCGCGCCCGCGCCGTGGACCCTCCCGGTCCACGCCTCGATGTTCACGGGGATGTACCCCTCCCAGCACGGCGCCGACCAGGAGAACCCCTACCTGCAGGGCGCGACCACCCTCGCCCAGTCGCTTTCGGCCGACGGCACCCGTACCGCGTGTTACTCCTCGAACGCCTGGATCACGCCCTACACCCACCTCACCGACGGCTTCGACGACCAGGACAACTTCTTCGAAGTGATGCCGGGCGACCTGCTCTCGGGCCCGCTCGCGCGGATGTGGCAGGTGCTCAACGACAACCCCCGCCTGCGCCAGCTCGCGGACATGATCGTCAGCGCCGGCAACACCGCCCACGAGTACCTCAGCTCCGGCGAGGGCGCCGACTCGAAGACCCCCCGCGTCATCGACCGAACCAAGTCGTTCATCGAGGACGCCGAGGCCGACGGCGAGGAGTGGTTCTCCTTCATCAACCTCATGGACGCCCACCTCCCCTACCACCCGCCCGAGGAGTTCCGCGAGGAGTTCGCGCCGGGGGTCGACTCGACGGAGGTCTGCCAGAACTCGAAGGAGTTCAACTCCGGTGCCCGCGACATCGACGACGACGAGTGGGACGCCATCAAGGGACTGTACGACGCCGAGATCGCCCACATCGACAGCCAACTCACCGACCTGTTCGACTGGCTCAAGGCGACCGACCGCTGGGAGGACACCGCGGTCGTCATCTGTGCCGACCACGGGGAACTCCACGGCGAGCACGGCCTCTACGGCCACGAGTTCGGCCTCTACGACCCGTTGGTCAACGTCCCGCTGATGGTCAAACACCCCGATATCGAGGGCGGCCGCCGCGAGGACACCGTCGAACTGATCGATCTCTACCACACCGTGCTGGACACGTTCGGTGCCGACGCGACCCCCGCCGAACCCGACGAGGAGGCCGTCGCCTTCGACAACACTCGCTCGCTGCTCTCGGACGGCTACCGACGCTTCGACGGCGTCGACGACGCCGACGCGGGCCAGACGGCGGCGCCGGACGGCGAGACCGGATTCGTCGAGTACTCGCGGCCGGTGGTCGAACTCAAGCAGTTGGAGGAGAAAGCCGCCGACTCGGGGATCGAACTCGACGAGGACTCGCGCTTCTACGCGCGCATGCGGGCGGCGCGCCGGACCGACGCGAAGTACGTCCGGATCGACCGAATCGAGGACGAGGCGTACCGACTGGACGAGGACCCCGCGGAGACCGAGAACGTCGCCGACGGCGACGATGAGTCGATCGACGGGACCGAGGCCGAACTCGCCGTCTTCGAGCGTGAGGTCGGGGGCGCCTGGACCGGCGCCGCCGACGGCGACGTGACCGACGACGCCGTCGAGGACATGGACGAGGAGATCCAGGAGCGCCTCCAGGACCTCGGCTACATGGAGTAA
- a CDS encoding IMPACT family protein has translation MAPEPFRTVAGRGEARFEVRGSEFIGHVARADTVEAAEAFIDAVSAEYDDATHNVPAYRVPAGETSPDRVNEVMIREYQSDDGEPTGSSGKPALNVLQQREIRNVVAVVTRYYGGTNLGVGGLARSYSRAVKDAVDDAGIAEVRPRHRFTVTVDYDDSGTVRGILDGADCEFDADYEAEVVFEVSTPVTESDDLRDRIQSATSGRARIE, from the coding sequence ATGGCCCCCGAGCCGTTCCGCACCGTCGCCGGCCGCGGCGAGGCCCGCTTCGAGGTCCGGGGTTCTGAGTTCATCGGCCACGTCGCCCGCGCCGACACCGTCGAGGCCGCCGAGGCGTTCATCGACGCCGTCAGTGCGGAGTACGACGACGCGACCCACAACGTCCCGGCCTACCGCGTGCCCGCCGGCGAGACCTCTCCCGACCGCGTGAACGAGGTCATGATCCGGGAGTACCAGAGCGACGACGGCGAGCCGACCGGCTCCTCGGGCAAGCCCGCGCTGAACGTCCTCCAGCAGCGCGAGATCCGGAACGTCGTCGCCGTCGTCACGCGTTACTACGGCGGCACGAATCTGGGCGTCGGCGGCCTCGCCCGCTCGTACTCCCGCGCGGTCAAGGACGCCGTCGACGACGCCGGGATCGCGGAGGTCCGGCCGCGCCACCGCTTTACCGTCACCGTCGATTACGACGATTCCGGTACCGTCCGGGGCATCCTCGACGGCGCCGACTGCGAGTTCGACGCCGACTACGAGGCCGAGGTCGTCTTCGAAGTTTCGACCCCCGTCACCGAGAGCGACGACCTCCGGGACCGCATCCAGTCGGCGACGAGCGGACGGGCGCGGATCGAGTAG